The Saprospiraceae bacterium genome includes a window with the following:
- a CDS encoding RtcB family protein has translation MITGKDIIDLGFKPSKWFKDVIDYANQNQLSGDSLKDYIESVRPKYIDPHSEPVDFYKNIRAETDEEADNVKMVLDTMQDLMKTPTLVGGAVMPDACPTGEGQIPVGGVVIAKNAIHPSMHSADICCSVMMTNFGMLSPKAVLDMAHSVTHFGGGGREEFSILPKEFEEKIAQNKFLNSDRSLSFARTHLATQGDGNHFLFVGISKRTGATMMVTHHGSRGFGANLYTQGMKVAEYFRKEISPKTAEKNAWIPFDTDEGKAYWEALQLVREWTKLNHTTIHNATTQKLNIDPFDRFWNEHNFVFKENDLFYHAKGATPLDDKFVPDSKDGLRLIPLNMSEPVLIVKGNTTANNLGFAPHGAGRNISRGRHKKNNSHKTIEQIFHEETQDLDIRFFSNNIDISELPSAYKNADMVKRQMQEFGLGEVHDEIMPYGCIMAGDWEIDAPWKVKAREKYKSRQENNGKTDE, from the coding sequence ATGATAACAGGAAAAGACATAATAGACTTGGGATTTAAACCAAGCAAATGGTTCAAGGACGTTATTGACTATGCTAACCAAAATCAGCTTAGTGGAGACAGTTTGAAGGACTATATTGAGTCGGTTCGACCTAAATATATTGACCCGCATTCTGAGCCTGTTGACTTTTATAAAAACATAAGAGCCGAGACAGACGAAGAAGCGGACAATGTAAAAATGGTTCTTGACACAATGCAAGACCTTATGAAAACTCCAACTTTGGTTGGTGGTGCAGTTATGCCAGACGCTTGCCCAACAGGAGAAGGACAAATTCCAGTTGGCGGAGTTGTTATTGCTAAAAATGCAATTCACCCTTCAATGCACAGTGCAGACATTTGTTGCTCTGTAATGATGACAAATTTTGGAATGTTATCTCCAAAAGCAGTTTTGGATATGGCTCATTCTGTAACGCATTTTGGCGGTGGTGGACGTGAAGAATTTTCGATTTTACCAAAAGAATTTGAAGAAAAAATTGCACAAAATAAATTTCTGAATTCTGACAGAAGTTTAAGTTTTGCAAGGACACATTTGGCAACACAAGGCGATGGAAATCATTTTCTTTTTGTTGGTATTTCAAAAAGAACAGGAGCAACAATGATGGTTACGCACCACGGAAGCCGTGGTTTTGGAGCAAACCTTTACACACAAGGAATGAAAGTGGCTGAATATTTCAGAAAAGAAATTTCACCAAAAACAGCGGAGAAAAACGCTTGGATTCCATTCGACACTGATGAAGGAAAAGCATATTGGGAAGCATTGCAATTGGTTAGAGAGTGGACAAAACTAAACCACACGACAATTCATAACGCAACAACTCAAAAGCTCAACATTGACCCTTTCGACAGATTTTGGAACGAACATAATTTTGTTTTTAAAGAGAATGATTTGTTTTATCACGCCAAAGGTGCTACACCATTAGACGACAAATTTGTGCCTGACAGCAAAGACGGTTTACGACTAATTCCTTTGAATATGAGCGAACCCGTTTTAATTGTAAAAGGTAACACAACAGCTAACAATTTAGGTTTTGCACCACACGGAGCAGGGCGAAATATCAGTCGTGGACGACACAAGAAAAACAACTCTCATAAGACAATTGAACAAATCTTTCACGAAGAAACACAAGATTTAGACATTCGCTTTTTCTCTAATAATATTGACATTTCAGAACTTCCAAGTGCTTACAAAAACGCTGATATGGTAAAACGACAAATGCAAGAATTTGGACTTGGCGAAGTGCATGACGAAATTATGCCATATGGTTGCATAATGGCAGGAGATTGGGAAATTGACGCACCTTGGAAAGTGAAAGCAAGAGAGAAGTATAAAAGCAGACAAGAGAACAATGGAAAAACTGACGAATGA
- a CDS encoding pentapeptide repeat-containing protein: MTEIYIQDKTFDKSDFSQIPLTKGEYENCIFSNCDFANKDLSEFKFTDCTFNGCNLSLVKLNQTALRDIKFKDCKMLGLRFDTCNEFGLSFSFDGCQLNHSSFYKTKIKKTVFKNSQLHEIDFSEADLTSTMFDNCNLERATFDQTILEKADLRTSYNYSIDPEINRIKKAKFSILGIAGLLEKYDIEIEYSN, from the coding sequence ATGACAGAAATATATATACAAGACAAAACTTTTGACAAAAGCGATTTTTCGCAAATTCCATTGACGAAAGGTGAATACGAAAACTGTATTTTCAGCAATTGCGACTTTGCCAACAAAGACCTTTCTGAATTTAAGTTCACGGACTGTACATTTAACGGTTGCAATTTAAGTTTGGTAAAACTCAATCAGACAGCTCTAAGGGATATAAAATTCAAGGACTGCAAAATGTTGGGGCTTCGGTTTGACACCTGCAACGAGTTTGGACTTTCTTTTTCTTTTGACGGTTGCCAACTCAATCACTCCTCTTTTTACAAAACGAAAATAAAAAAGACGGTTTTCAAAAATTCACAATTACACGAAATAGATTTTTCAGAAGCTGACTTGACAAGTACTATGTTTGACAACTGTAATTTGGAACGAGCAACATTTGACCAAACAATACTTGAAAAAGCGGACTTGCGTACTTCTTACAATTACTCTATTGACCCAGAAATAAACCGAATTAAGAAAGCAAAGTTTTCAATTTTGGGGATCGCAGGTCTTTTAGAGAAATACGATATTGAAATTGAATATTCTAATTAA